Proteins from a single region of Conexivisphaerales archaeon:
- a CDS encoding MFS transporter: MSSRTVYDIAQAETDKIVRTNKAFYIIVVLVILGTFFDGIEQYNSGYAAPFISSVLKVPALQLNTDVTLVTFFFFAVGAVVAGFMGDYIGRRFLYSFNLLVYTLGAVIGALAVSFGMLLLGRAVVGFGLGGEIGTGLTLLSELVPTRIRGQFTGLLNVGPGFGIFAVAALADIFLVFFSGSFGGATTAWRWFLGVMVIPALMVFFYRRYIPETPRFLISKGRVDEAFSTIKMLSDGKLLTRKNMLKNYPAEEMRKLYNYQGLSVVIEKPTYKDLFVGHQAFRSTLLFVLSFITFGVQVSITVLEPILFSSYVSYGSAALTVTTILNISSIIGTLLAAYTGRFRRKLTITGYGLVVVAMLLAMVAAYTYHFPLYLVVASLFVATTMIFAVNTTVWLYGPELYPTRTRDLGTGWVIIGTIAGVLAIVLGAASVLGSVGFVGYALLLAALYLILVIVMATVGIETVGKPLEEISPTQV, from the coding sequence ATGAGTAGCCGGACAGTTTACGACATAGCCCAAGCGGAAACCGACAAAATTGTCAGAACGAACAAAGCGTTCTACATCATAGTGGTTCTTGTTATACTTGGAACCTTCTTCGATGGCATCGAACAATACAATTCTGGCTACGCCGCGCCATTCATCAGTAGCGTACTAAAGGTACCCGCCTTACAACTGAACACAGATGTTACTCTTGTGACATTCTTCTTCTTCGCGGTCGGCGCCGTGGTCGCTGGATTTATGGGTGACTACATAGGAAGGAGATTTCTTTATTCGTTTAATCTACTTGTATACACGCTCGGCGCCGTGATAGGGGCGCTTGCTGTCAGCTTCGGTATGCTGCTACTCGGAAGGGCAGTCGTAGGCTTCGGACTCGGTGGTGAAATTGGTACCGGTCTAACATTACTCTCGGAACTTGTGCCGACTAGAATCAGAGGGCAATTCACGGGACTCCTCAACGTTGGACCAGGCTTCGGAATCTTTGCCGTCGCTGCCCTCGCTGACATATTCCTAGTCTTCTTCTCAGGTTCATTTGGAGGTGCAACCACTGCTTGGAGGTGGTTCCTCGGTGTCATGGTTATTCCCGCATTGATGGTCTTTTTCTACAGAAGGTACATACCAGAGACGCCGAGGTTCCTGATTTCAAAAGGCAGGGTGGACGAAGCATTTTCCACCATAAAGATGCTGTCTGATGGGAAGCTGCTCACTAGGAAGAACATGCTCAAGAACTATCCAGCTGAGGAAATGCGGAAGCTTTACAATTATCAGGGCCTCAGCGTCGTAATCGAGAAGCCCACTTACAAGGACCTCTTCGTGGGCCATCAAGCATTCAGGTCGACCCTTCTCTTCGTCTTGTCATTCATCACTTTTGGTGTCCAAGTTTCCATTACCGTTCTCGAGCCCATACTGTTTTCATCGTATGTATCTTACGGGTCAGCGGCCCTGACTGTGACAACAATTCTCAACATTTCGTCAATCATCGGTACACTTCTGGCTGCATATACGGGAAGATTCCGGCGGAAGTTGACAATTACTGGCTATGGATTAGTCGTCGTAGCGATGCTGTTGGCAATGGTTGCGGCATACACCTACCACTTTCCACTCTACCTAGTAGTCGCGTCTCTCTTTGTCGCAACGACGATGATATTCGCTGTCAACACAACCGTCTGGCTCTACGGACCTGAACTCTATCCCACCAGAACGAGAGACCTAGGAACCGGATGGGTAATAATTGGAACCATCGCGGGAGTCTTGGCCATCGTGCTCGGAGCAGCAAGTGTGCTCGGTTCAGTTGGTTTCGTCGGGTACGCGCTTTTGCTGGCCGCTCTGTATCTGATACTGGTCATCGTCATGGCGACAGTGGGAATAGAAACAGTCGGAAAACCTCTCGAAGAAATATCGCCGACCCAAGTGTGA